The following proteins are encoded in a genomic region of Colletotrichum higginsianum IMI 349063 chromosome 9, whole genome shotgun sequence:
- a CDS encoding Chitinase, whose translation MVRAGQRYFLPLVGSLFYRGAISQQDLCPTTCVVSGPDPANWTTVGEFGQLQACKKPLVLDFSVTIPVTEKQPIRACNVFANDFYAGPVDPPASGGTEDIAPIMAWTPAGSENETGGLVASQPVEHLQSYLQNVISRAANRTILFATASDVTVGVYVGANLLNPSVAGTFFDYLLAVLFGPGIADEKAALIQACDGRSGDQIFGLIAASTPDFTTVHNAVARWSNGQCVDTSSYPEVFDVDPEPIDMVDSNTALTLSSGARVGLSNSTDRKNVTSPAVRGLLLARADCRTIDVKSGDDCGKLVTRCGGGMTAADLYKYNPKSTLCSTLQPGQLICCSAGSLPKPTTPQPNPDGSCRTQKVDEGDDCSKLVTRCGGGLTAAQFYQYNTKSGLCATLQPGQHVCCTPGKLPDLRPKKNADGSCFAYKIQDGDFCAKVAAANGLTVDELEKLNKETWGWNGCENGFWPDNWICLSEGTPPFPAPIANAVCGPQKPGSTKPSGSTSRDWAKMNQCPLNSCCNIWGQCGTTEDFCIDTNTGPPGTAKKNTYGCISNCGMSIVQSGPPAQFIKLGYFEGFNLGRNCLNMDATQIDPSFTHVHFAFGMIDDNFNVYHEDELAEFQFQQFKKLRGPKRIISFGGWVFSAEVPFYHIFRNGVKPENREKLADNLVKYVVDNGLDGLDIDWEYPSAPNLGEGVPEGDPSEALNYLRLLSRLRAKLPKDKSLSIAAPASHWYLKQFPIKAMSELLDYIVYMTYDLHGQWDAGNKWATPGCPTGNCLRSHVNRTETMNTLVMITKAGVPSNKVLVGVSSYGRSFQMANPSCTGPNCLYTGDRLTSYARKGRCTDTAGYISNAEIDEIKGRSWLDAESNSRIMVDGDLWVAYMDDSLKDSRTQMYKRYNMGGTIDWAVDLVKFHDPPKLLPDGINLGLSWASIKANVRMGESATCNPSARTGTWVDKQCTHDAVGDNTKMTPKARWDALDCKSGWTDIVRRWQGCDFKEGGKEDFSEHIASYLRAPSRPRCNDLGQASSCGVMQCAAHNTPETNPERKTGACAYELWNGLAEIHTILRNYYYSLESTGNSLARRKDTFIETFAPKPDDDSKIFDLFLTLMPIPLTAAVPRFFGSALASMKYFSGATGGDRRAAWEAGTITMVGTAFSIAKDALDSASSAREEIAFNDIFDKIITNWKAQVNRLVAQIFNGSPESVKLLSALVSDGKMIQGEEDQPASGYTGEYTKSWEDSKYIERAFYALAIPVLWAADRPTPFILDFGDSCVIDATKYFEERADKYNAGWRCPNGHSYILAGVDDEPKGCPHANPRLCLLPRNRNFFKILKGIDELKEPGQDRWGKVTVDDLIIGAVNTYKKNNGRNFMDPAKSMTDPADIQRLQNVASQDIRLGGFQHIPICGPEEARANLLKGRKAYGNSPNYPCNP comes from the exons ATGGTTCGGGCCGGCCAACGCTATTTTCTGCCCCTTGTGGGCTCTCTCTTCTACCGTGGCGCCATATCACAGCAGGACCTCTGCCCGACCACTTGCGTTGTGTCCGGACCCGACCCGGCCAACTGGACCACCGTGGGCGAGTTCGGTCAGCTGCAGGCCTGCAAGAAGCCCCTAGTGCTCGACTTCTCCGTTACGATCCCCGTCACGGAGAAGCAGCCTATCCGGGCCTGCAACGTCTTCGCCAATGACTTCTACGCCGGCCCGGTGGACCCTCCGGCCTCGGGTGGGACCGAGGACATTGCCCCCATAATGGCTTGGACCCCAGCCGGGTCTGAGAACGAGACCGGCGGTCTAGTCGCGAGCCAGCCGGTTGAGCACCTGCAGAGCTACCTCCAAAACGTCATCAGCCGGGCCGCAAACCGAACCATTCTGTTCGCCACTGCTTCCGATGTGACCGTTGGAGTTTATGTCGGAGCGAACCTGCTGAACCCCAGCGTAGCCGGAACCTTCTTCGATTACCTTCTCGCCGTTCTCTTCGGGCCCGGAATCGCCGACGAAAAGGCAGCCCTGATCCAGGCATGCGACGGTCGCAGTGGTGACCAGATCTTCGGCCTCATCGCTGCCTCCACCCCGGACTTTACCACAGTACACAACGCCGTCGCCAGGTGGTCCAATGGCCAGTGTGTCGACACATCCTCGTACCCAGAGGTCTTTGACGTCGATCCTGAGCCCATCGACATGGTTGACTCCAACACCGCCCTGACGCTTTCCAGCGGCGCCCGGGTTGGCCTGAGTAACTCGACCGACAGGAAGAACGTGACGTCGCCGGCAGTCCGGggcctgctcctcgcccGAGCCGACTGCCGCACCATCGACGTCAAGAGTGGCGACGACTGCGGCAAGTTAGTGACGCGCTGTGGCGGCGGtatgacggcggcggacctTTACAAGTACAACCCCAAGTCGACCCTGTGCTCGACGCTGCAACCGGGCCAGCTGATCTGCTGCTCCGCCGGGTCTCTTCCCaaaccaacaacaccacaGCCCAACCCGGACGGATCGTGCCGAACCCAGAAAGTGGACGAAGGTGACGACTGCAGCAAGCTGGTGACGcggtgcggcggcggtcttACTGCAGCGCAGTTCTACCAATACAACACCAAGTCCGGCTTATGCGCGACGCTTCAGCCAGGCCAGCACGTCTGCTGCACGCCCGGAAAGCTCCCCGACCTACGACCAAAGAAGAACGCAGACGGATCCTGCTTTGCCTACAAGATCCAAGACGGCGACTTCTGCGCCAAGGTGGCGGCTGCTAATGGCTTGActgtcgacgagctcgagaagctcaacaaGGAGACCTGGG GCTGGAACGGATGCGAGAACGGCTTCTGGCCCGACAACTGGATCTGTCTGAGCGAAGGCACGCCGCCATTTCCTGCTCCTATCGCCAATGCGGTCTGCGGCCCCCAGAAACCCGGCTCGACCAAGCCGAGCGGATCAACCTCGCGAGACTGGGCCAAGATGAACCAATGTCCGCTCAACTCGTGCTGCAACATT TGGGGCCAATGTGGCACGACCGAAGACTTTTGCATCGACACTAACACCGGCCCCCCTGGCACAGCCAAGAAGAACACGTACGGCTGCATTTCCAACTGCGGAATGAGCATCGTCCAGAGCGGCCCGCCAGCGCAGTTCATCAAGCTCGGTTACTTCGAGGGATTCAACCTAGGCCGAAACTGCCTCAACATGGACGCTACCCAGATCGACCCATCGTTCACGCATGTTCACTTTGCGTTTGGCATGATTGACGACAACTTCAACGTCTATCATGAAGACGAACTAGCCGAGTTCCAGTTCCAGCAGTTCAAGAAGCTGCGCGGGCCCAAGCGAATCATCTCCTTTGGCGGCTGGgtcttctcggccgaggTGCCGTTCTATCATATTTTCCGCAACGGCGTCAAGCCTGAGAATCGCGAGAAGCTGGCAGACAACCTAGTCAAGTATGTGGTTGACAATGGCCTGGACGGGCTCGACATTGACTGGGAGTATCCGTCGGCCCCCAATCTCGGTGAAGGCGTGCCGGAGGGTGACCCCTCCGAGGCCTTGAACTACCTACGTCTACTGTCCAGACTGCGGGCCAAGCTGCCGAAGGACAAGTCGCTATCGATCGCAGCCCCGGCCTCTCACTGGTATCTCAAACAGTTTCCCATCAAGGCCATGTCTGAGCTACTTGATTACATTGTCTACATGACCTACGACCTGCACGGCCAGTGGGATGCTGGAAACAAGTGGGCTACGCCTGGATGCCCGACGGGTAACTGCCTACGCAGCCACGTGAACCGGACTGAGACAATGAACACTCTG GTTATGATAACCAAGGCGGGCGTGCCGTCCAACAAGGTGCTTGTCGGCGTTAGCAGCTATGGTCGCAGCTTTCAGATGGCAAATCCGTCCTGCACTGGTCCCAACTGCTTATACACAGGCGACCGTCTCACCTCATATGCCCGTAAGGGACGCTGCACCGATACAGCTGGCTACATAAGCAACGCCGAGATTGACGAGATTAAGGGCCGGTCCTGGCTTGACGCTGAGAGCAACTCGCGCATCATGGTTGACGGCGACCTCTGGGTGGCCTATATGGACGACAGCCTCAAGGATTCACGTACGCAGATGTACAAGCGCTACAACATGGGCGGCACCATCGACTGGGCCGTCGATCTTGTCAAGTTTCACGACCCCCCGAAACTTCTCCCCGATGGCATCAACCTTGGTCTCAGCTGGGCCTCCATCAAGGCCAACGTGCGCATGGGTGAGAGCGCAACCTGCAACCCTTCGGCACGGACCGGCACCTGGGTCGACAAGCAGTGTACCcatgacgccgtcggcgacaaCACCAAGATGACACCCAAAGCGCGGTGGGATGCTCTGGACTGCAAGAGCGGCTGGACCGATATCGTTCGCCGGTGGCAGGGCTGTGACTTCAAGGAAGGGGGTAAAGAGGACTTTAGTGAGCATATCGCTTCCTACCTGCGCGCACCTTCAAGGCCG AGATGCAATGACCTAGGTCAGGCCTCGTCCTGTGGAGTCATGCAGTGTGCCGCACACAACACGCCAGAGACGAACCCAGAGCGCAAAACCGGCGCGTGCGCGTACGAGCTCTGGAACGGGCTTGCTGAGATCCACACG ATCCTTAGGAACTACTACTACTCTCTGGAGTCCACGGGCAACTCACTTGCTCGCCGGAAGGATACCTTTATCGAGACTTTCGCCCCGAAGCCGGACGACGATTCCAAGATATTCGACCTCTTCTTGACACTGATGCCTATCCCGCTTACAGCAGCGGTCCCAAGGTTCTTTGGGAGCGCCTTGGCGAGCATGAAATACTTCTCCGGCGCAACAGGCGGAGACAGAAGGGCTGCCTGGGAGGCCGGCACCATCACCATGGTGGGCACCGCTTTCTCTATCGCCAAAGACGCTCTCGACTCGGCGTCCTCAGCGCGGGAGGAAATCGCCTTCAACGACATCTTTGATAAGATCATCACCAACTGGAAGGCGCAGGTCAACCGACTGGTCGCCCAGATCTTCAACGGCTCACCTGAGAGCGTCAAGCTGCTCAGCGCCCTAGTCTCCGACGGCAAGATGATAcaaggcgaggaggaccaGCCGGCCAGCGGCTACACCGGTGAGTACACCAAGAGCTGGGAGGACAGCAAATACATCGAGCGTGCCTTCTACGCGCTCGCCATCCCAGTCCTCTGGGCCGCTGACCGACCCACCCCCTTCATTCTCGACTTTGGCGACAGCTGCGTCATCGACGCGACCAAGTACTTCGAGGAGCGGGCGGACAAGTACAACGCTGGCTGGCGCTGTCCTAACGGCCACTCGTACATCCTTGccggggtcgacgacgagcctAAGGGCTGCCCCCACGCGAACCCCCGGCTGTGCTTGCTGCCGCGCAACCGGAACTTCTTCAAGATCCTCAAGGGCATTGACGAACTCAAGGAACCCGGGCAGGACAGGTGGGGAAAAGTGACAGTTGACGACCTGATAATTGG AGCCGTGAACACGTACAAGAAGAACAATGGGAGGAACTTCATGGACCCTGCCAAGAGCATGACGGATCCCGCAGACATCCAGCGGCTTCAGAATGTCGCCAGCCAAGATATCCGCCTGGGTGGCTTCCAGCATATCCCTATTTGTGGGCCCGAAGAAGCCCGGGCTAACCTCCTGAAGGGACGCAAGGCCTACGGAAACTCACCCAACTACCCGTGCAATCCATAG